A portion of the Vulpes vulpes isolate BD-2025 chromosome 5, VulVul3, whole genome shotgun sequence genome contains these proteins:
- the ACP2 gene encoding lysosomal acid phosphatase isoform X1: protein MAGGPFAWSGAALLQLLLGANLLVVPPTQARSLRFVTLLYRHGDRSPVKTYPKDPYQEDEWPQGFGQLTKEGMLQHWELGQALRQRYHGFLNTSYHRQEVYVRSTDFDRTLMSAEANLAGLFPPNGMQRFNPNISWQPIPVHTVPITEDRLLKFPLGPCPRYEQLQNETRQTPEYQNESVQNAQFLDMVANETGLTDVTLETVWNVYDTLFCEQTHGLVLPPWASPQTMQRLSRLKDFSFRFLFGIYEQAEKARLQGGVLLAQIRKNLTLMATSSQLPKLLVYSAHDTTLVALQMALDVYNGEQAPYASCHIFELYQEDNGNFSVEMYFRNESNKAPWPLILPGCLHRCPLQDFLHLTEPVVPKDWQQECQLASGPADTEVIVALAVCGSILFLLIVLLLTVLFRMQAQPPGYRHVADGEDHA, encoded by the exons ATGGCGGGCGGGCCGTTTGCGTGGAGCGGGGCGGCTCTGCTCCAGCTCCTTCTTGGCGCGAACCTGCTCGTGGTGCCACCCACCCAGGCCCGGAGTCTGCGCTTCGTCACCTTG CTGTACCGACATGGAGACCGTTCGCCAGTGAAGACATACCCCAAGGACCCCTATCAGGAAGACGAGTGGCCTCAGGGGTTTGGGCAGCTAACCAAG GAAGGGATGCTACAGCACTGGGAGCTGGGCCAGGCTCTGCGGCAGCGCTACCATGGCTTCCTCAACACTTCCTACCACCGGCAAGAG GTTTACGTGCGAAGCACAGACTTTGACCGTACTCTCATGAGTGCTGAGGCCAACCTGGCTGGACTCTTCCCTCCCAACGGCATGCAGCGTTTCAACCCAAATATTTCTTGGCAGCCTATCCCCGTCCACACTGTGCCCATCACTGAGGATAGG CTGCTGAAGTTCCCATTGGGCCCGTGTCCCCGATATGAGCAGCTGCAAAACGAGACCCGACAGACACCAGAGTATCAGAATGAGAGTGTTCAGAATGCA CAATTTCTGGATATGGTGGCCAACGAGACAGGGCTTACCGACGTGACACTGGAGACTGTCTGGAATGTCTATGACACACTCTTCTGTGAG CAAACACACGGGCTGGTCCTGCCACCCTGGGCCTCACCCCAAACCATGCAGCGTCTGAGCCGGCTAAAGGACTTCAGCTTCCGCTTCCTCTTCGGGATCTACGAGCAGGCAGAGAAGGCCCGGCTTCAGGGGG GAGTTCTGCTGGCTCAGATACGGAAGAACCTGACCCTGATGGCAACCTCGTCCCAGCTCCCTAAGCTGCTGGTTTACTCTGCG CATGACACCACCCTGGTCGCTCTGCAAATGGCACTGGATGTCTACAATGGGGAACAAGCCCCCTATGCCTCCTGCCACATATTCGAACTGTACCAGGAAGATAATGG GAATTTCTCAGTGGAGATGTACTTTCGGAACGAGAGTAACAAGGCTCCCTGGCCACTGATCCTGCCTGGCTGCCTTCACCGCTGCCCATTGCAGGACTTCCTTCACCTCACAGAGCCTGTTGTGCCCAAGGATTGGCAGCAGGAGTGCCAGCTGGCAAGTGGTCCTGCGGACACAG AGGTGATCGTGGCCTTGGCTGTGTGTGGCTCCATCCTCTTCCTTCTCATAGTGCTACTCCTCACCGTCCTTTTCCGGATGCAGGCCCAGCCTCCCGGCTACCGCCATGTCGCAGATGGAGAAGATCATGCCTGA
- the ACP2 gene encoding lysosomal acid phosphatase isoform X2: MLQHWELGQALRQRYHGFLNTSYHRQEVYVRSTDFDRTLMSAEANLAGLFPPNGMQRFNPNISWQPIPVHTVPITEDRLLKFPLGPCPRYEQLQNETRQTPEYQNESVQNAQFLDMVANETGLTDVTLETVWNVYDTLFCEQTHGLVLPPWASPQTMQRLSRLKDFSFRFLFGIYEQAEKARLQGGVLLAQIRKNLTLMATSSQLPKLLVYSAHDTTLVALQMALDVYNGEQAPYASCHIFELYQEDNGNFSVEMYFRNESNKAPWPLILPGCLHRCPLQDFLHLTEPVVPKDWQQECQLASGPADTEVIVALAVCGSILFLLIVLLLTVLFRMQAQPPGYRHVADGEDHA; this comes from the exons ATGCTACAGCACTGGGAGCTGGGCCAGGCTCTGCGGCAGCGCTACCATGGCTTCCTCAACACTTCCTACCACCGGCAAGAG GTTTACGTGCGAAGCACAGACTTTGACCGTACTCTCATGAGTGCTGAGGCCAACCTGGCTGGACTCTTCCCTCCCAACGGCATGCAGCGTTTCAACCCAAATATTTCTTGGCAGCCTATCCCCGTCCACACTGTGCCCATCACTGAGGATAGG CTGCTGAAGTTCCCATTGGGCCCGTGTCCCCGATATGAGCAGCTGCAAAACGAGACCCGACAGACACCAGAGTATCAGAATGAGAGTGTTCAGAATGCA CAATTTCTGGATATGGTGGCCAACGAGACAGGGCTTACCGACGTGACACTGGAGACTGTCTGGAATGTCTATGACACACTCTTCTGTGAG CAAACACACGGGCTGGTCCTGCCACCCTGGGCCTCACCCCAAACCATGCAGCGTCTGAGCCGGCTAAAGGACTTCAGCTTCCGCTTCCTCTTCGGGATCTACGAGCAGGCAGAGAAGGCCCGGCTTCAGGGGG GAGTTCTGCTGGCTCAGATACGGAAGAACCTGACCCTGATGGCAACCTCGTCCCAGCTCCCTAAGCTGCTGGTTTACTCTGCG CATGACACCACCCTGGTCGCTCTGCAAATGGCACTGGATGTCTACAATGGGGAACAAGCCCCCTATGCCTCCTGCCACATATTCGAACTGTACCAGGAAGATAATGG GAATTTCTCAGTGGAGATGTACTTTCGGAACGAGAGTAACAAGGCTCCCTGGCCACTGATCCTGCCTGGCTGCCTTCACCGCTGCCCATTGCAGGACTTCCTTCACCTCACAGAGCCTGTTGTGCCCAAGGATTGGCAGCAGGAGTGCCAGCTGGCAAGTGGTCCTGCGGACACAG AGGTGATCGTGGCCTTGGCTGTGTGTGGCTCCATCCTCTTCCTTCTCATAGTGCTACTCCTCACCGTCCTTTTCCGGATGCAGGCCCAGCCTCCCGGCTACCGCCATGTCGCAGATGGAGAAGATCATGCCTGA